The proteins below come from a single Thermopolyspora flexuosa genomic window:
- a CDS encoding MFS transporter — protein MTRRLYAYAFFAEFVLLYPVYTVLFTRTGLSPAEISSLFAVWSLTAFAAELPSGVWADTFSRRRLIVAGPLVTAAGFTLWIVTPSYPAFAAGFVLWGLGQALISGALEALVYEELERAGAAASYARVLGRATAVRTTAVMVASALAGPVLTAGGYPALGVASVATLLVAAAIGRSFPESGARGRDRRAVADGETAVAAYLRVLRTGLAEVRTTAPVRRALAYAAVLMGLNALDEYLPLLALATGVAEPAVPLLVLLFTTGDAVGGWLAGRGERWEALALAVAAACLAAGSLLGTPAAMVLVAAAFGVFRWAITAAEARLQARVGDEARATVASMTGFASEIAALAVFGSYALGSAWADPGPLFAAAAVPYLLLALARRFGRS, from the coding sequence ATAACGCGCAGGCTCTACGCCTACGCGTTCTTCGCGGAGTTCGTTCTCCTCTACCCGGTGTACACGGTGCTGTTCACCAGGACCGGGCTGTCACCGGCGGAGATCTCCTCACTGTTCGCGGTGTGGTCGCTCACCGCGTTCGCCGCCGAGCTGCCGAGCGGGGTGTGGGCGGACACGTTCTCCCGGCGTCGGCTGATCGTCGCGGGGCCGCTCGTGACCGCCGCGGGGTTCACGCTGTGGATCGTCACCCCCTCCTATCCCGCGTTCGCGGCGGGCTTCGTGCTGTGGGGGCTCGGCCAGGCGCTGATCTCCGGCGCGCTGGAGGCGCTGGTCTACGAGGAGCTGGAGCGCGCCGGCGCGGCCGCGTCGTACGCGCGGGTGCTGGGGCGCGCCACCGCCGTGCGCACCACCGCCGTCATGGTGGCGAGCGCGCTGGCGGGCCCGGTGCTGACGGCGGGCGGCTACCCGGCGCTCGGCGTGGCGAGCGTCGCCACGCTCCTCGTCGCCGCCGCGATCGGCCGGTCCTTCCCCGAGTCCGGAGCGCGCGGCCGGGATCGCCGCGCCGTGGCCGACGGCGAGACGGCCGTCGCGGCGTACCTGCGGGTGCTGCGCACCGGCCTGGCCGAGGTGCGCACGACCGCGCCGGTACGGCGGGCCCTCGCCTACGCGGCCGTGCTGATGGGCCTCAACGCGCTCGACGAGTACCTTCCCCTGCTCGCGCTGGCGACCGGCGTCGCCGAGCCCGCGGTGCCGCTGCTGGTGCTGCTGTTCACCACGGGCGACGCGGTCGGCGGCTGGCTCGCCGGGCGCGGCGAGCGGTGGGAGGCGCTCGCCCTCGCCGTCGCGGCGGCCTGCCTGGCGGCGGGCTCGCTGCTCGGCACCCCGGCGGCGATGGTGCTCGTCGCGGCCGCGTTCGGGGTGTTCCGGTGGGCGATCACGGCGGCCGAGGCCCGGCTGCAGGCACGGGTGGGCGACGAGGCGAGGGCGACGGTGGCGTCGATGACGGGCTTCGCCTCCGAGATCGCCGCCCTGGCCGTGTTCGGCTCCTACGCCCTGGGCTCGGCGTGGGCCGACCCCGGGCCGCTGTTCGCCGCGGCGGCCGTGCCGTACCTGCTGCTCGCGCTGGCACGCCGGTTCGGCCGGTCGTGA
- the moaA gene encoding GTP 3',8-cyclase MoaA, translated as MLKDSFGRVATDLRVSLTDRCNLRCTYCMPPEGLEWLPKPELLTADEIVRLVRIGVERLGITEVRYTGGEPLLRRELVDIVARTAALTPRPQISLTTNGIGLDRLAAPLAAAGLDRVNVSLDTLDRDVFARLAHRDRLDDVLAGLKAARDAGLTPVKVNAVLMRGINDHEAADLLAFCMDNGYQARFIEQMPLDAQHGWRRENMVTADEILRMLGERFSLEPADPNERGSAPAELFLVNGGPHTVGVIGSVTRPFCGACDRVRLTADGQVRNCLFAREETDLRTALRSGASDDEIVELWQAAVRGKRAGHGIDDPSFLQPARPMSAIGG; from the coding sequence GTGCTGAAGGACTCGTTCGGCCGGGTGGCGACTGATCTGCGCGTCTCGCTGACGGACCGGTGCAACCTGCGCTGCACGTACTGCATGCCGCCGGAGGGCCTGGAGTGGCTGCCCAAGCCCGAGCTGCTCACCGCCGACGAGATCGTGCGGCTGGTGCGGATCGGGGTGGAGCGGCTCGGCATCACCGAGGTGCGGTACACCGGCGGGGAGCCGCTGCTGCGCCGCGAGCTCGTGGACATCGTGGCGCGCACCGCGGCGCTCACCCCGCGGCCGCAGATCTCACTCACCACCAACGGCATCGGGCTCGACCGGCTCGCCGCCCCGCTCGCCGCCGCCGGGCTGGACCGGGTCAACGTCTCGCTCGACACCCTCGACCGCGACGTGTTCGCCCGCCTCGCCCACCGCGACCGGCTCGACGACGTGCTCGCCGGGCTGAAGGCCGCCCGCGACGCCGGGCTCACCCCGGTGAAGGTGAACGCGGTGCTGATGCGCGGCATCAACGACCACGAGGCCGCCGACCTGCTCGCGTTCTGCATGGACAACGGCTACCAGGCGCGGTTCATCGAGCAGATGCCGCTTGACGCCCAGCACGGCTGGCGGCGCGAGAACATGGTCACCGCCGACGAGATCCTCCGCATGCTCGGCGAGCGCTTCAGCCTCGAGCCCGCCGACCCCAATGAGCGGGGCAGCGCCCCGGCCGAGCTCTTCCTCGTCAACGGCGGCCCGCACACCGTCGGGGTGATCGGCTCGGTGACCCGGCCGTTCTGCGGCGCCTGCGACCGGGTACGGCTCACCGCCGACGGCCAGGTCCGCAACTGCCTGTTCGCCCGCGAGGAGACCGACCTGCGCACGGCGCTGCGCTCGGGCGCCTCGGACGACGAGATCGTCGAGCTGTGGCAGGCAGCGGTGCGCGGCAAGCGCGCCGGCCACGGCATCGACGACCCGTCGTTCCTGCAGCCCGCCCGCCCCATGTCGGCGATCGGCGGCTGA
- a CDS encoding DUF6457 domain-containing protein → MNVLEEWTALVCKELGIDPARVDRNLILDLTKDVAHGVARPAAPLTAYLLGLAQGAGTAPEDAVARLRRMAGNWGTATKETMDDR, encoded by the coding sequence GTGAACGTGCTGGAGGAGTGGACCGCGCTGGTCTGCAAGGAACTGGGCATCGACCCCGCGCGGGTGGATCGCAACCTGATCCTCGACCTCACCAAGGACGTCGCCCACGGCGTCGCCCGCCCGGCCGCGCCCCTCACCGCCTACCTGCTCGGCCTCGCGCAGGGCGCCGGGACCGCCCCGGAGGACGCCGTCGCCCGGCTGCGCCGGATGGCGGGCAACTGGGGCACGGCGACCAAGGAGACGATGGACGACCGCTGA
- a CDS encoding CBU_0592 family membrane protein, translating to MIGLLVDVVGWVGAALLLAAYGLTSTGRIPGDGVVFQVLNLLGAVFLTVNTAYHHAWPSAMLNVAWIGIGIAALARRRARARRAARSAAG from the coding sequence ATGATCGGGCTGCTCGTCGACGTGGTCGGCTGGGTGGGCGCGGCCCTGCTGCTGGCCGCCTACGGGCTCACCTCGACCGGGCGCATCCCCGGCGACGGCGTCGTCTTCCAGGTGCTCAACCTGCTCGGCGCGGTCTTCCTCACCGTGAACACCGCCTACCACCACGCGTGGCCCTCGGCGATGCTCAACGTGGCCTGGATCGGCATCGGGATCGCCGCCCTCGCCCGGCGCCGCGCCCGCGCCCGCCGCGCCGCCCGGTCCGCCGCCGGGTGA
- a CDS encoding cyclase family protein encodes MCESDQRRDRAARRVIDLSHPIRHGMITYPGLPGPEIGVHLSREESRAHYAPGTEFAIDRITMVGNTSTYLDSPFHRYGDGADLAALPLSRMADLDGIVIRVTGAESRAIGRSAFLSHRVAGRAVLVHTGWDRHFGTAAYGAGHPYLTADAAAWLAEQGAALVGIDSLNIDDTADGSRPAHSTLLAAGIPIVEHLRGLDALPVEGFRFHAVPPAVCGMGTFPVRAYAVVDGP; translated from the coding sequence ATGTGTGAGAGCGACCAGCGGCGTGACCGGGCCGCGCGACGGGTGATCGACCTCAGCCATCCCATCCGGCACGGGATGATCACCTATCCGGGCCTGCCGGGCCCCGAGATCGGCGTGCACCTCTCCCGGGAGGAGTCACGCGCCCACTACGCGCCGGGCACCGAGTTCGCCATCGACCGGATCACGATGGTGGGGAACACGAGCACCTACCTCGACAGCCCGTTCCACCGGTACGGCGACGGCGCCGACCTCGCCGCCCTCCCGCTGTCCCGGATGGCCGACCTCGACGGGATCGTGATCCGGGTGACCGGGGCGGAGTCCCGGGCGATCGGCAGGTCGGCGTTCCTGTCCCACCGCGTGGCCGGGCGGGCCGTGCTCGTGCACACCGGCTGGGACCGGCACTTCGGCACCGCCGCGTACGGCGCCGGCCACCCGTACCTCACCGCGGACGCGGCGGCCTGGCTCGCCGAGCAGGGCGCGGCCCTCGTCGGCATCGACTCGCTCAACATCGACGACACCGCCGACGGATCCCGCCCGGCGCACAGCACGCTGCTCGCCGCGGGCATCCCGATCGTCGAGCACCTGCGCGGGCTCGACGCGCTGCCGGTGGAGGGCTTCCGGTTCCACGCGGTCCCGCCGGCGGTGTGCGGCATGGGCACCTTCCCGGTGCGCGCGTACGCGGTCGTGGACGGGCCATGA
- a CDS encoding DUF3099 domain-containing protein, which produces MKAWRGRRVVHEITDAKPSLSEDIGRREKRYLIQMGIRTICLILAVLVDAPWPIRALFVAGAVFLPYFAVVGANAGREEGRESRLTAFDKAETNQNEIPRHRREIGS; this is translated from the coding sequence GTGAAGGCATGGCGTGGCCGCCGGGTCGTCCACGAGATCACGGACGCCAAACCCTCCCTGTCGGAGGACATCGGGCGGAGAGAGAAGCGATACCTCATCCAGATGGGCATCCGCACCATCTGCCTCATCCTCGCCGTCCTCGTCGACGCCCCCTGGCCCATCAGGGCGCTCTTCGTCGCCGGCGCGGTTTTTTTGCCGTACTTTGCCGTGGTCGGGGCGAACGCTGGACGCGAGGAGGGGAGAGAGTCCCGTCTTACGGCTTTTGATAAGGCGGAGACTAACCAAAACGAGATACCACGCCACCGACGCGAGATCGGGTCGTGA
- a CDS encoding dodecin, with product MTDRTYRVTEIVGTSPESVDQAIRNGIRRAAQTLRHLDWFEVTEIRGQLADGQVAHIQVGLKVGFRLEDA from the coding sequence ATGACAGACCGCACCTACCGCGTCACCGAGATCGTCGGCACGTCGCCGGAGAGCGTGGACCAGGCCATCCGCAACGGCATCCGCCGCGCGGCGCAGACCCTGCGCCACCTCGACTGGTTCGAGGTCACCGAGATCCGCGGCCAGCTCGCCGACGGCCAGGTCGCGCACATCCAGGTCGGTCTGAAGGTCGGTTTCCGGCTCGAGGACGCCTGA